The genomic stretch CTGCCTTTATTCGAGAAGTCGGAACGGAATGCGATAATCGGCTACTTGCCCTTGGCTTCGGCCAGGGCCTGCTTATCTTTCATCCCGAGTTGCTGATATAGGTCCGCCAGGCGCTGCCAGATCTGTTTGTTGTCCGGCTCCAACGCCACCACCTTCTCGTAGGCGCCGGCGGCATTCTTCCAGTCTTTCAAGTTCAGATAGCAGTCGCCCACTGAGGTGAAATGCTCGGCGTTCTGGGGTTCGAGCTCGGTAAGCCGGGTGAACGCCGCAAGCGCCTCTTTGAAGTCGTTGCGGATGTAAGCGATCAGACCATACTGCCCGGCCGCATCGACATCCTTAGGACTGGCATCGAACGCCCGTTTGAAATAAACATAAGAAGAGTCGAAGGCGCTGTTGCGGGCATCAGTCCATCGTTTGGCCGCCTCGGTGTTCTTGGCCTCATCAGCCGCGCGGACCGAATCAGTCGCAGTGCGGCCAATCTGATTGTAATAGCGCCCCATGCCGACCAGGGCATCGCCGTTAGCCGGTGCGATCGCCAGCAGTTCGCGGTACACTGCAACCGCCGAGTCATACTGCCGGCAGTTGTTGAAACAGGCAGCCAGGTTGTAGAGCGTCACGACCAGTGTCGTATCCTTAGGGGCGTTGACCATCGATTCCCGAAGGTACGGTGCTGCTTCACAGTATTTCCCTGAGCGAATGTAGGAGTAGGCGACCTCCGAGGCCAGTTTGTCCCGCTCTTTGGCGTTCACCATGGCCTTGGTCAGCCATTTCACACCGGACTCGTTGTCCCCCTTGTATTCGTAGACAGTCCCAAGCGCAACATACGGCAGATAGTTGGTGGAGTCCAGTATGACCGCCAGGGTCATGTTGTCGATACAGGAATCCATCTGGGCATCGATCTTCTTCTGATAGAACGCGATAGTAGTGCTGTCGGACTCTGACTCTTTAGCCTTCAGGTCCTCTTCGATCCGATTGAGCTGGCCAACACCATCGTTGTACAGATTGCGCCAGTTAAGCACTATGAGTGAGTCGATCACGCTGGCCTTGTCGCAATCACCCTTGTACTTGGCCTTGACTTCTTTGCTGGCGCAAGCTATCCGAAGAGAATCCCGGTAGGCAACCAGCTTGCTGATTGGTTCCCGTTTGGCTTTCAGATCGGCTGTGGTCTTGGCATAGTCATCCTGAATGAGGCACATCAGGTACAGGCCTTCAGAATGCGGGCCATAGTGCATGAACAGAGAGTCCAGCATATAGACAGCGTTGGCGTTCCGCTCTTTGGTGTGGTACGAGAACTCGATCTTGGCCGTCTTGATGTAAGCGCTTTCGGGGAGTTTGCGCCCCTTTGGGGGCGCAGCGACACTGCCGACCGCAACAGCGCTCATCAACAGCACCACAAGCCCTTTGGTCATCAATTTCAATTCGTTACCTCCTGTACATGTCCGAATCGCACAAAAATCTCGGCGAATGTAACTCTTTTCACAAGCCTTGTCAACGACTGCCGTCTTATCGGTTGGTGAACCGAACCGAGTATCTAACTATCGTCGTGTCATTAGGTTTCACCGGCACGCTGAAAACAAGGGTCTGGGCGTCTTTCTTTTTGTATTCGAAGTTCGCTTTGGTGACTTCCCATATCCCCCAGAGCTTCTTTTCTACTTTGATATTTACCGCTTCACTCTTGTGGTTGCGCAGTTCGTCCTCGTAATCCCGGTCCTCGACCGTGGATGAGGCGCGAGTTTGGTTGACCAGACGCTCCTCGGCGGAGATATCGAACGCATAGCCAACCTTCACATCCAATTCCTCGTCCTTGGGGGTATGGTCAATCTGATCCTCGCCAAGCAGAACCAGGGAACCGTCATCATCGGCCTTGAAAACCCGAACCCGCCCACCCGGCAACGGCATGCCAAGCCCGGCTTGCTGCGAGTTCTTGAACTTAACCGCCACTTTCACCTGATCCGGATTCTGTTCCGGTTGAAACAGATATTCTTTCTGAACGGTGGCCGTAGCCGGTTCAAAGAGAGCGATCTGCTTGATCTCCCGATCGGAGACGGTGGCTTTTCGGGGGAGTGTATACATGTGGTACTCGAAGAATGCCTTTTCCTCGAAACCGGCCGCGCCATCGGCCATCGGGGCCGCCTTGGACGTTAGCATTCTAAACTCTCGTTCCGGCCGGATCCGACTGATATCCCCGGCAATCAGGCGAAGTTTGGCATCGGTGTATGTCTTGCCGGAGTTATTGGTAATGGAGGACCACCCCGAAAGACCGAGCTTTGTCTCCGTCTTGTCCAGTACTCCCACGTACTCGGCGCTCCAGTTGAGGCCGGAGGTCTGGTACCCGACCCGGCACGGAATGGCGCCTTCGGTGTTGGACTGGTATTTCCAGAACAGCGTCGGACGAGTGATCAGCCCCTCGGGAAGCGCGGGGAAGTTGACCTCGGTAACATTCCCGAGAAGGACAATCTTGACTTTGCCCTCCTTGTTGCGAAGAGTCACGGCTCCGCCGGAACTGGCCAGAAGGGTACCCGTGTACAGCTTCCCTTCCTTGTCGATCAGCTCGATCTCCTTGTCGATGTACTTGTTATACATCTGGTCCGGGCTGACCAGGTCGTAGGCATAATTCTGTTCGAGAATCGTGACACTGGAGCCGGATTTGAGCACCTCGAACCGGACCGAACTAGCATCGATCTGGCTGGGGACATCGCGGAACTGTATCTGATCCACCCCCTTTTTGAATTGAAGCTGTCGGGATTCGCTGACAACGCCGAGGTTGCTGTTATACACGGTGACGGTGAGATCGTCGGCCAACGCCCCTCCGCCCAAAGCCACTGCTACCAGAGGCACGGCGACAGCAGCAAAACCCGGAACAAACCCTCGTTTCATAGCATCTACTCCTTATACATGCCAGCTCGTCAATCCACCCAGCCCGTATCCGTACGGACTGTTTCATCGCTCTTGTCCTCAATACCGATCGAGGAATAATATCTTCCCGAATTGACTCACGGTTTCAGCGGTAAGGCGACAAATCGCGCCACCGTTTCCTCGATCCGTGTCTGAACTTCTCCGGCCGAGGGTGCCAATGCCAGAGCGGTAAACTGCCCACGCGCCGGTTCTATCCGTTCGAAAATCTGAGTGTACAAGCTATAGATAATCTCGAGGCTAAGTTGATAGCGCGGCTCCAGGTACCTTTTGATGGAATCAATGGTGCGGCGGGCCCGGCGCTGATAGTACGCTCCTATCCGAACATACGTGCACACCAGATCCCGGAAGCTGGGGGTAGG from Candidatus Zixiibacteriota bacterium encodes the following:
- a CDS encoding tetratricopeptide repeat protein, with protein sequence MTKGLVVLLMSAVAVGSVAAPPKGRKLPESAYIKTAKIEFSYHTKERNANAVYMLDSLFMHYGPHSEGLYLMCLIQDDYAKTTADLKAKREPISKLVAYRDSLRIACASKEVKAKYKGDCDKASVIDSLIVLNWRNLYNDGVGQLNRIEEDLKAKESESDSTTIAFYQKKIDAQMDSCIDNMTLAVILDSTNYLPYVALGTVYEYKGDNESGVKWLTKAMVNAKERDKLASEVAYSYIRSGKYCEAAPYLRESMVNAPKDTTLVVTLYNLAACFNNCRQYDSAVAVYRELLAIAPANGDALVGMGRYYNQIGRTATDSVRAADEAKNTEAAKRWTDARNSAFDSSYVYFKRAFDASPKDVDAAGQYGLIAYIRNDFKEALAAFTRLTELEPQNAEHFTSVGDCYLNLKDWKNAAGAYEKVVALEPDNKQIWQRLADLYQQLGMKDKQALAEAKGK
- a CDS encoding DUF4139 domain-containing protein; its protein translation is MKRGFVPGFAAVAVPLVAVALGGGALADDLTVTVYNSNLGVVSESRQLQFKKGVDQIQFRDVPSQIDASSVRFEVLKSGSSVTILEQNYAYDLVSPDQMYNKYIDKEIELIDKEGKLYTGTLLASSGGAVTLRNKEGKVKIVLLGNVTEVNFPALPEGLITRPTLFWKYQSNTEGAIPCRVGYQTSGLNWSAEYVGVLDKTETKLGLSGWSSITNNSGKTYTDAKLRLIAGDISRIRPEREFRMLTSKAAPMADGAAGFEEKAFFEYHMYTLPRKATVSDREIKQIALFEPATATVQKEYLFQPEQNPDQVKVAVKFKNSQQAGLGMPLPGGRVRVFKADDDGSLVLLGEDQIDHTPKDEELDVKVGYAFDISAEERLVNQTRASSTVEDRDYEDELRNHKSEAVNIKVEKKLWGIWEVTKANFEYKKKDAQTLVFSVPVKPNDTTIVRYSVRFTNR